The Pyrobaculum sp. 3827-6 genome has a segment encoding these proteins:
- the eif2g gene encoding translation initiation factor IF-2 subunit gamma: MAFVYPDAIVSTAGHVDHGKTQTTYALSGVWVMRHSEEVKKAMTIKLGYTQVGIYDCGEEYYYSDGILQEGKCPGGGEPKLIRRVSLLDVPGHEVLVATMVSGAAVVDGALLVVDASQPAPQPQTAEHFAVLDIIGVRHMVVAQNKIDLVTREKALENYEQIRNFLRGTWAEKAKVVPISALHRVNIDVLATYIAKSVPRREAELGKPARFSVLRSFNVNPPGTPPEKLRGGVLGGTLLQGVIRVGDEIELRPGLKVDKPKPGYQPIYTKVLSIEYSGYKVEEARPGGLVGIMTGLDPALTKADALAGAVVGKPGTLPPVWTAVEIETKPIPRAVGEKVEPFKQGEVVLVAVGPATVFGVVQSVKKDVVSVALKKAVCAEQGAKTVVIRQVKNRWIVTNYGVLKGGTAALE; the protein is encoded by the coding sequence ATGGCTTTCGTCTACCCAGACGCCATAGTCTCCACCGCGGGGCACGTGGACCACGGGAAGACGCAGACCACCTACGCCCTCTCGGGGGTGTGGGTCATGAGGCACAGCGAGGAGGTGAAGAAGGCCATGACCATTAAGCTTGGCTACACCCAGGTGGGGATTTACGACTGCGGCGAGGAGTACTACTACAGCGACGGGATTCTCCAAGAGGGTAAGTGCCCGGGGGGCGGGGAGCCGAAGCTAATCCGCCGCGTCTCCCTTCTGGACGTACCGGGCCACGAGGTGCTTGTGGCCACCATGGTATCCGGCGCCGCCGTCGTCGACGGGGCCCTCCTCGTGGTGGACGCGTCCCAGCCCGCGCCGCAGCCCCAGACGGCGGAGCACTTCGCCGTGCTCGACATCATCGGGGTGAGGCACATGGTGGTGGCCCAGAACAAGATTGACCTGGTGACTAGGGAGAAGGCGCTTGAGAACTACGAGCAGATTAGAAACTTTCTAAGGGGGACGTGGGCTGAGAAGGCCAAGGTGGTGCCCATCTCGGCGCTCCACAGGGTGAATATAGACGTCCTCGCCACCTACATCGCGAAGTCCGTGCCGAGGCGCGAGGCTGAGCTGGGGAAGCCGGCGCGGTTCTCCGTCCTGCGTAGCTTCAACGTCAACCCGCCGGGCACCCCGCCGGAGAAGCTGAGGGGCGGGGTCCTGGGCGGGACGCTACTGCAGGGGGTGATACGTGTGGGCGACGAAATTGAGCTGAGGCCGGGGCTGAAGGTGGACAAGCCCAAGCCCGGATACCAGCCGATATACACAAAAGTGCTTAGCATCGAGTACAGCGGGTACAAGGTGGAGGAGGCGAGGCCCGGTGGGCTGGTGGGCATAATGACCGGCCTCGACCCGGCGCTCACAAAGGCAGACGCCCTGGCCGGCGCAGTGGTGGGGAAGCCCGGCACGCTCCCCCCCGTCTGGACCGCCGTGGAGATCGAGACGAAGCCCATACCCAGGGCTGTGGGGGAGAAGGTGGAGCCGTTTAAGCAGGGGGAGGTGGTGCTGGTGGCGGTAGGCCCCGCCACCGTGTTCGGCGTGGTCCAGTCAGTTAAGAAAGACGTGGTCTCCGTAGCGCTTAAGAAGGCGGTCTGCGCCGAGCAGGGCGCCAAGACCGTCGTCATTAGGCAGGTGAAGAATAGGTGGATCGTCACGAACTACGGCGTGCTGAAGGGAGGCACCGCGGCGCTGGAGTAA
- a CDS encoding winged helix-turn-helix transcriptional regulator, with translation MFWAILIFANGTALLLFNQTLVGTLYNLTLPAPPLSAPVVYNNMTPVPAVLASDVLTVPVLGHALITVKYVPRTRVVDGALAFNVTEGYYVIWAERGVLLLPTLQIINYTLDKNALVVIAKGPGTVAYTLQGRGQTPTTTATTSPASTPATTTTAMTTTTAITTTTPTPAQAQQTGASPSTTSTTQTPQPPPAVTSSTAQSPGPTAGAAPSGGGLPPGFDWVPVAAAGVAAAAAAGVGYAVLRNRGKKSGGDLNETDSAVLEYVRRTGGVYEAEIARALGLPRTTVFKAVRRLEREGLVEVEKRGGRNYVKPK, from the coding sequence GTGTTCTGGGCAATCTTAATCTTCGCTAACGGGACGGCCCTCCTCCTATTCAACCAGACCTTGGTGGGGACTCTCTACAACCTCACCCTCCCAGCCCCGCCCCTATCCGCACCGGTGGTTTACAACAACATGACGCCGGTCCCCGCCGTGCTCGCCAGCGACGTCTTGACGGTGCCCGTCCTCGGCCACGCCTTGATAACAGTAAAGTACGTCCCCCGGACGAGGGTCGTCGACGGCGCACTCGCCTTCAACGTCACAGAGGGCTACTACGTCATATGGGCAGAGCGAGGCGTGCTCCTCCTCCCCACACTCCAAATTATCAACTACACCCTAGACAAAAACGCACTCGTAGTAATAGCCAAAGGCCCCGGCACCGTCGCCTACACTCTACAAGGCCGAGGCCAAACCCCCACCACCACAGCAACCACATCACCAGCCTCCACCCCGGCTACCACTACCACAGCCATGACCACCACAACAGCGATCACGACGACAACGCCGACGCCTGCACAAGCCCAGCAGACCGGAGCCAGCCCCTCCACAACATCCACCACACAGACGCCGCAGCCTCCCCCAGCCGTAACAAGCTCCACAGCCCAGAGCCCGGGCCCCACCGCCGGCGCCGCGCCTTCTGGAGGCGGCCTGCCGCCGGGCTTCGACTGGGTTCCCGTAGCCGCGGCAGGTGTAGCGGCGGCGGCCGCCGCGGGTGTGGGATACGCCGTGTTGAGGAATAGGGGCAAGAAGTCGGGCGGCGACCTCAACGAGACGGACAGCGCCGTGCTGGAGTACGTCAGGCGCACCGGCGGGGTTTACGAGGCGGAGATAGCTAGGGCGCTGGGCCTCCCGCGCACCACAGTCTTCAAGGCAGTGAGGAGGCTGGAGAGGGAGGGGCTCGTGGAGGTGGAGAAGAGAGGCGGCCGGAACTACGTCAAGCCTAAGTAA
- a CDS encoding NUDIX domain-containing protein, which translates to MCLSKTWPSGGRDWAAVGVLLERGRVLLIRRVSREGDPWSGQVAFPGGRWREGEDLLQTAVREVEEEVGVRPTGLVGVMAPQSPENAPWLKVVPFVFDRWEGEVRPNPREVAEARWVAREELAEEEWMGRYAYVAGSWVIWGLTFRILKALVDCGLF; encoded by the coding sequence GTGTGTCTTTCAAAGACGTGGCCGTCGGGGGGTCGGGACTGGGCGGCTGTGGGAGTGTTGCTGGAGAGAGGGCGGGTTTTGCTAATTAGGCGGGTGAGCAGGGAGGGGGACCCCTGGTCTGGACAGGTGGCCTTCCCGGGGGGCCGCTGGAGGGAGGGGGAGGATCTGCTCCAGACGGCGGTTAGGGAGGTGGAGGAGGAGGTGGGGGTTAGGCCCACGGGGCTTGTGGGGGTCATGGCGCCGCAGAGCCCGGAAAACGCGCCGTGGCTAAAGGTTGTCCCCTTCGTCTTCGACAGGTGGGAGGGGGAGGTGAGGCCCAACCCCCGGGAGGTTGCCGAGGCGAGGTGGGTGGCGAGGGAGGAGCTGGCGGAGGAGGAGTGGATGGGGCGCTACGCATATGTTGCTGGGAGCTGGGTTATCTGGGGCCTCACATTTAGAATTCTGAAGGCTCTCGTGGACTGCGGCCTTTTTTAA
- the twy1 gene encoding 4-demethylwyosine synthase TYW1, whose amino-acid sequence MSCEDVALGRYHVLEGPRLRIRASAGRALVERHYGFVGHAAVELCKWTKDAIEGGKSCYKVKFYNAPAGGSHRCVEMSPVGLVCSNRCVYCWRPTEEFDVFVLDEKFYMEPEEVVRGVLEERRRLLSGYWGHPEGRKRVKEALAPTHWAISLSGEPAMYPKLPQLIKLVKSLPHTKSVFLVTNGQHPDMLRRLIEEDALPTQLYLSTNAPNRELYYRINVPVYNVEDAWEKWLESLDIIAKAPTRTVLRITLIRSLNYDDRYIPEFAQIVKRGNPHFVEVKSYMHLGHSSFRLRKEDMLSHEEVKEWSRKLLGELEKLGARFVYMDDDEPSRIVVLQNLDRYVDRWIVPPGSA is encoded by the coding sequence GTGTCTTGTGAAGACGTGGCGCTGGGGCGGTACCACGTGCTGGAGGGGCCTAGGCTTAGGATTAGGGCCTCCGCCGGGAGGGCCCTGGTGGAGCGGCACTACGGCTTCGTTGGCCACGCCGCGGTGGAGCTCTGCAAGTGGACTAAGGACGCCATTGAGGGGGGTAAGTCTTGCTACAAGGTGAAGTTCTACAACGCCCCTGCTGGGGGATCCCACAGATGTGTGGAGATGAGCCCGGTGGGGCTTGTATGTAGCAACCGCTGTGTCTACTGCTGGAGGCCCACCGAGGAGTTCGACGTCTTTGTCCTCGACGAGAAGTTCTACATGGAGCCTGAGGAGGTGGTGAGGGGGGTGCTGGAGGAGAGGAGGCGCCTCCTCTCGGGCTACTGGGGCCACCCCGAGGGGCGTAAGAGAGTGAAGGAGGCCCTTGCGCCCACCCACTGGGCCATCTCCCTCTCGGGGGAGCCCGCTATGTATCCAAAACTGCCTCAGTTGATTAAGCTGGTGAAGTCGCTTCCCCACACCAAGTCTGTATTTCTCGTCACGAACGGACAGCACCCCGACATGCTGAGGAGGCTTATTGAGGAGGACGCCCTGCCCACCCAGCTCTACCTCTCCACAAACGCGCCGAACAGGGAGCTGTACTACAGGATAAACGTGCCGGTTTACAACGTGGAGGACGCCTGGGAGAAGTGGCTGGAGTCGCTTGACATAATCGCCAAGGCCCCCACGAGGACTGTGCTCCGCATTACCCTGATCAGGAGCCTCAACTACGACGATAGGTACATACCGGAGTTCGCCCAGATCGTGAAGCGTGGCAACCCCCACTTCGTGGAGGTTAAGAGCTATATGCACCTCGGCCACTCCTCCTTTAGGCTGAGGAAGGAGGACATGCTCAGCCACGAGGAGGTTAAGGAGTGGAGCCGCAAACTGCTGGGGGAGCTGGAGAAGCTGGGCGCCCGCTTTGTCTACATGGACGACGACGAGCCGAGCCGCATAGTGGTGCTCCAGAACCTAGACCGCTACGTAGACCGCTGGATCGTGCCGCCGGGCTCCGCCTGA
- a CDS encoding nucleotidyltransferase domain-containing protein, protein MERCRGRVSALLFGSRAAGRHGAASDFDIIVVLPRYEDYFGEAAEIGRMCRGVPLDLLLYSLGVFAIDGVVAKMLENCLALFDGLGLGVCRQAEPGGTIQRST, encoded by the coding sequence GTGGAGCGGTGCAGAGGCCGCGTTTCGGCTCTACTATTTGGCTCGCGGGCGGCGGGGAGGCACGGCGCCGCGAGCGACTTCGACATAATAGTGGTGTTGCCGCGGTACGAGGACTACTTCGGGGAGGCGGCGGAGATTGGGAGAATGTGCAGAGGGGTACCCCTCGACCTGCTTCTCTACTCGCTGGGGGTATTCGCCATAGACGGCGTCGTGGCGAAGATGTTGGAAAACTGCCTTGCGCTGTTCGACGGCCTCGGCCTCGGCGTCTGCCGTCAGGCGGAGCCCGGCGGCACGATCCAGCGGTCTACGTAG
- the tenA gene encoding thiaminase II, giving the protein MSSAELRRRAGDIWGRILAHPFVVELYGGSLPLEKFRYYLLQDYNYLVNFAKALSLAAAKAPGVSLMKTALELAYGTVTGEMANYETLLAEVGLTLRDAEAAEPNRVNRAYMSYLKSVCALEDFYSCMAAVLPCFWSYMEIAEAHRDKLEGNPVAVYRRWASVYLSPEYRALVERLKAVLDRSGRRPDELWPYFREASLYELEFWQAAYEGH; this is encoded by the coding sequence ATGTCGTCGGCCGAGTTGAGGAGGAGGGCTGGGGACATCTGGGGGAGGATTTTGGCGCATCCCTTTGTCGTGGAGCTATACGGGGGGTCTCTGCCGCTGGAGAAGTTTAGGTACTACCTGCTCCAGGACTACAACTACTTGGTTAACTTCGCCAAGGCGCTTTCCCTCGCCGCGGCTAAGGCGCCTGGCGTGTCGCTTATGAAGACGGCGCTTGAGCTGGCCTACGGCACCGTGACGGGGGAGATGGCGAACTACGAGACTCTGCTGGCCGAGGTGGGGCTTACGCTGAGAGACGCCGAGGCCGCAGAGCCTAATAGGGTAAACAGGGCGTATATGTCCTACCTCAAGTCTGTCTGCGCCTTGGAGGACTTCTACAGTTGCATGGCGGCGGTTCTGCCCTGCTTCTGGAGCTATATGGAAATTGCAGAGGCCCACAGGGACAAGCTGGAGGGGAACCCAGTCGCCGTCTACAGGCGCTGGGCCTCCGTCTACCTATCCCCGGAGTACAGAGCCCTCGTGGAGAGGCTTAAGGCCGTGCTGGACCGCTCGGGGAGGCGCCCCGACGAGCTGTGGCCCTACTTCCGGGAGGCGTCTCTGTACGAGCTGGAGTTTTGGCAGGCGGCGTATGAGGGTCATTGA
- a CDS encoding TenA family transcriptional regulator, whose translation MRVIEAIRRELEPLNREILAALKPSGEALRRFVANQLYIVPHDLKALSVAMSKARERDEYRLVKLLVDGDYRALELLRELAEEVGVAFSWDAVDPSAVSYTHFLSWLALHGTLGDLAVAMTVNLPVWGENCAALARWATGRGYSKLGFLEMFAGPYDELEAEAEAVAERYLDWGRYRFVARAIQRYELDFWRAISST comes from the coding sequence ATGAGGGTCATTGAGGCTATTAGGAGGGAGCTGGAGCCGCTTAATAGAGAGATCCTGGCTGCCCTCAAGCCCAGTGGGGAGGCTCTGCGCAGGTTTGTGGCTAACCAGCTCTACATAGTGCCCCACGACTTGAAGGCGCTGTCCGTGGCCATGTCCAAGGCGAGGGAGAGGGACGAGTACCGCCTCGTCAAGTTGCTGGTAGACGGGGACTACAGAGCATTGGAGCTGTTGCGGGAGCTGGCGGAGGAGGTGGGGGTGGCCTTCAGCTGGGACGCCGTCGACCCGTCGGCGGTTTCCTACACCCACTTCTTGAGCTGGCTCGCCCTGCACGGCACCTTGGGGGACCTCGCCGTGGCCATGACGGTGAACCTCCCCGTCTGGGGCGAGAACTGCGCGGCGCTGGCGAGGTGGGCCACGGGGCGGGGCTACTCCAAGCTGGGCTTTCTAGAGATGTTCGCCGGGCCTTACGACGAGCTGGAGGCGGAGGCGGAGGCCGTGGCGGAGAGGTATCTCGACTGGGGGCGCTACCGCTTCGTGGCCAGGGCGATACAGAGGTACGAACTGGACTTCTGGCGCGCCATATCCAGCACTTAA
- a CDS encoding PaREP1 family protein — protein sequence MELKKPWIDLDGYINTRSKEALYEAELALDFLRQGLIRNAAGKAFQAWKAVLALLAAKEEERIRGKYPGEKRLKTGKKIAEAYWIIAFMPTTRLREVARLLAESIGMEVYFATEIALSLHEYQYNGPDKELIFSRYRTDEEAARDISLLINLVRKYSQ from the coding sequence GTGGAGTTAAAAAAACCTTGGATAGACCTCGACGGGTATATTAATACCAGGAGCAAGGAAGCCTTATATGAGGCGGAGTTGGCGCTGGATTTCTTAAGACAAGGGCTAATACGAAATGCAGCGGGAAAGGCGTTCCAGGCATGGAAGGCGGTCCTGGCACTTCTCGCCGCCAAGGAGGAGGAGAGGATACGCGGGAAATACCCCGGAGAGAAGAGGCTAAAGACCGGGAAAAAGATAGCCGAGGCTTATTGGATTATTGCGTTCATGCCCACGACGAGGCTTAGAGAGGTGGCGCGTCTACTGGCAGAATCCATCGGCATGGAGGTATACTTCGCGACGGAGATAGCGCTTTCGCTTCACGAGTATCAATACAACGGCCCCGATAAGGAACTAATATTCAGCAGATACCGCACAGACGAGGAAGCCGCTAGAGATATATCGTTGCTAATAAACCTCGTGAGGAAATACAGCCAGTAG
- a CDS encoding sulfide-dependent adenosine diphosphate thiazole synthase encodes MEVKIGRAIIRHALRDLDEYSDVDVAVVGAGPAGLTAARYLAERGLRVVVYERRFSFGGGIGPGGNMLPKVVVQEEAVPILRDFKVRYRPAEDGLYTVDPAELIAKLAAGAVDAGAKIILGVHVDDVIFRGDPPRVTGLLWIWTPIQMSGMHVDPLYTQTKAVIDASGHDAEVVSVAARKVPGLGIQVVGEKSAWSEVSEKLVVEHTGRVAPGLYVAGIAVCAVYGLPRMGPIFGGMLMSGKKVAEVVYKDLTAEAHSVRA; translated from the coding sequence ATGGAGGTGAAGATTGGGAGGGCGATTATTAGACACGCGCTTAGGGACTTGGACGAGTACAGCGACGTCGACGTGGCTGTAGTGGGGGCGGGGCCTGCGGGGCTCACCGCGGCTAGGTACCTGGCGGAGAGGGGGCTGAGGGTTGTGGTGTACGAGAGGAGGTTTTCCTTCGGCGGCGGGATAGGGCCTGGGGGCAACATGTTGCCTAAGGTAGTGGTGCAGGAGGAGGCTGTGCCCATACTGAGGGACTTCAAGGTGCGGTACAGGCCGGCGGAGGACGGGCTCTACACCGTCGACCCGGCTGAGCTCATCGCGAAGCTGGCGGCGGGTGCGGTGGACGCCGGCGCTAAGATTATACTGGGGGTCCACGTCGACGACGTGATTTTCCGGGGGGACCCGCCGAGGGTGACCGGCTTGTTGTGGATATGGACGCCTATCCAGATGTCGGGGATGCACGTCGACCCCCTCTACACCCAGACCAAGGCTGTGATAGACGCCTCTGGCCACGACGCGGAGGTTGTCTCCGTGGCGGCTAGGAAGGTGCCTGGGCTGGGGATACAGGTGGTGGGGGAGAAGTCGGCGTGGTCTGAGGTGTCGGAGAAGCTGGTGGTGGAGCACACAGGTAGGGTGGCCCCCGGCCTCTACGTGGCGGGCATCGCCGTCTGCGCCGTATACGGGTTGCCGAGGATGGGGCCCATATTCGGCGGAATGTTGATGTCTGGGAAGAAGGTGGCGGAGGTGGTGTACAAGGACTTGACGGCGGAGGCTCATTCCGTTCGAGCTTAG
- a CDS encoding sugar porter family MFS transporter, translated as MSWRPIHWKLFGIVSASFFLDGVLFSLVPATFFLLEELAKNATLIFAANSLAFMLGALALGKLGDVVGRRLGLIASLLIYTLGTLWFVAAFWADRLDLATALATTSVINFGVGGEVGPAYSALAEFTPPRRRGAALMLAANFWNAGAAVIAVASLYYAQITGDVKTAVLYTFATALALAALVLIARYHIPESLRWLTARGREAEARALAERYGVSFPPPQAPGASLRGYWGRVAVLAAAFTAQLLTYNIAAYYLPYAPGFAYGYEFAPINVALANLGATVGAFLLLPLIDRSRKTSFTAAFAGGTATAAALAAAHGAAPETYAAVLFLNLVFSEWAWASISVLESELFPTPVRSTAVGLVTALAWLVNTGAVFLEGVLGAHIFLALLTALWALGLAAAALWHALGVESAGRELEELT; from the coding sequence ATGTCGTGGAGGCCAATCCACTGGAAGCTCTTCGGAATCGTAAGCGCCAGCTTTTTCCTAGACGGCGTCTTGTTCAGCCTCGTACCAGCCACCTTCTTCCTACTAGAAGAGCTGGCTAAAAACGCCACGTTGATATTCGCCGCCAACTCCCTCGCCTTTATGCTAGGCGCCCTGGCCCTGGGCAAGCTGGGGGACGTCGTGGGCAGGAGGCTCGGCCTCATCGCCTCCCTCCTGATCTACACCCTTGGGACTCTGTGGTTCGTAGCCGCCTTCTGGGCAGACCGCCTCGACCTCGCCACGGCGCTGGCCACCACCTCGGTGATCAACTTCGGCGTGGGGGGAGAGGTGGGCCCCGCATACTCCGCCCTAGCCGAGTTCACCCCCCCGAGGAGGCGCGGCGCCGCCTTGATGCTCGCCGCCAACTTCTGGAACGCCGGCGCGGCCGTCATCGCAGTCGCCTCGCTCTACTACGCCCAGATAACCGGCGACGTAAAGACAGCCGTCCTCTACACCTTCGCCACAGCCCTCGCCCTAGCCGCCCTCGTGCTAATCGCGAGGTACCACATCCCCGAGTCCCTCAGGTGGCTAACCGCCAGGGGCAGGGAAGCCGAGGCTAGGGCCCTGGCCGAGAGGTACGGCGTCTCCTTCCCCCCGCCCCAGGCCCCCGGAGCCTCGCTGAGGGGCTACTGGGGGAGGGTGGCGGTCCTAGCCGCCGCCTTCACCGCCCAGCTACTCACCTACAACATAGCCGCCTACTACCTCCCCTACGCCCCCGGCTTCGCCTACGGCTACGAATTCGCCCCCATAAACGTCGCCTTAGCCAACCTAGGCGCCACCGTGGGGGCCTTCCTCCTACTGCCGCTAATAGACAGGTCTAGAAAGACGTCGTTCACAGCCGCCTTCGCCGGGGGCACAGCCACAGCCGCCGCCCTAGCCGCGGCGCACGGAGCCGCCCCGGAGACATACGCCGCGGTCCTATTCCTAAACCTAGTCTTCTCCGAATGGGCCTGGGCCTCCATAAGCGTCCTCGAAAGCGAGCTCTTCCCCACCCCCGTGAGGTCCACCGCCGTCGGCCTCGTCACCGCCCTGGCATGGCTGGTAAACACCGGCGCAGTCTTCCTAGAAGGCGTACTAGGCGCCCACATATTCCTCGCACTCCTAACCGCCCTATGGGCCCTCGGCCTAGCCGCCGCCGCCCTGTGGCATGCACTAGGCGTCGAAAGCGCTGGCAGAGAGCTCGAAGAACTCACATAA
- a CDS encoding PD-(D/E)XK nuclease family protein: protein MGLREDFLRLLEQDKDFRMAVAGYLGYREILERLDRNERLIARLQRQVAKLQKQVDKMQRQVDKLQEQVAKMQEQVAKMQEQMRKMQEQMDKLLGLYGQLVAEVAAVKTRLDKLEKKVEATIGSMGRRWGRDLELAVLEIFKEALEERGIEPGRVEKLRFKDVDGRYTGTPGRVFDIDVVVRDGGLYAIEVKSYADVEDVEVLHDKIPVVERYYGRKVDKAYLVAVAIEKEAVDRARELGIEVIYGSTTPD from the coding sequence GTGGGCCTCAGAGAGGACTTCCTCCGCCTACTTGAACAAGACAAAGACTTCCGAATGGCCGTCGCCGGGTACCTGGGGTACAGGGAGATACTAGAGCGGCTAGACAGAAACGAGCGGCTCATCGCAAGACTACAGCGCCAAGTAGCCAAACTACAAAAACAAGTAGACAAAATGCAGAGACAAGTAGACAAGCTACAGGAGCAAGTCGCCAAGATGCAGGAGCAGGTGGCAAAGATGCAGGAACAGATGCGGAAAATGCAGGAGCAGATGGACAAGCTACTAGGCCTCTACGGACAGCTGGTAGCGGAGGTAGCCGCCGTGAAGACGCGGCTGGACAAGCTGGAGAAGAAGGTGGAGGCCACCATCGGCTCCATGGGCCGCAGGTGGGGCCGCGACCTGGAGCTCGCCGTTTTGGAGATTTTCAAAGAGGCGCTGGAGGAGAGGGGCATAGAGCCCGGGCGGGTGGAGAAGCTCAGATTTAAAGACGTCGACGGGAGGTACACAGGCACCCCCGGCCGGGTCTTCGACATAGACGTGGTGGTTAGAGACGGCGGCCTGTACGCCATAGAAGTCAAGTCCTACGCCGACGTCGAAGACGTCGAGGTCCTCCACGACAAGATACCCGTCGTCGAGAGGTACTACGGGAGGAAGGTAGACAAAGCCTACCTCGTCGCCGTCGCCATCGAAAAAGAAGCCGTAGACAGAGCCAGGGAGCTAGGCATAGAAGTCATATACGGCTCCACCACCCCAGACTAG
- the cas6 gene encoding CRISPR-associated endoribonuclease Cas6, whose translation MLFIGGVFFCVWRVWVRGRLMEGAAVSGFSGTLVLSIVLSVLGRGDLHDARPKPFAVSPLFAGGRPVLDAAALPAGELVEFRVGFAQRGLAEAFVDGVARGFRIFNSRVAVEEVEFRDVSMDPLPGARCFRLEFLSPVRFAVRPLYRRRRALFDFTPRPLNVFKSVVRHGRALGVLDLGAPFLRWVYTYVGLADFGCFGRCVRTVSLLGGGVARGFTGWAVYRVFGRRRLGDVWRALRVAEVFNVGTGRGMGLGAVKVEPRDCG comes from the coding sequence ATGCTTTTTATAGGGGGTGTTTTCTTCTGTGTGTGGCGGGTGTGGGTGCGGGGCAGGCTGATGGAGGGCGCGGCGGTGTCCGGCTTCTCGGGGACGCTGGTGCTGTCCATCGTCCTCTCGGTCCTGGGGAGGGGTGATCTCCACGATGCGAGGCCGAAGCCCTTCGCGGTGTCTCCCCTCTTCGCCGGGGGGAGGCCGGTGCTGGACGCCGCGGCGTTGCCGGCCGGGGAGCTGGTGGAGTTCCGGGTGGGATTTGCCCAGAGGGGGCTGGCCGAGGCCTTTGTGGACGGCGTCGCGAGGGGCTTCCGTATTTTCAACTCCCGCGTCGCGGTGGAGGAGGTGGAGTTCCGTGACGTGTCTATGGATCCTCTGCCGGGGGCGCGTTGCTTTAGGCTGGAGTTTCTCTCGCCGGTGAGGTTCGCTGTGAGGCCGCTGTATAGGCGGAGGAGGGCGCTGTTTGACTTCACGCCGAGGCCTCTAAACGTGTTTAAGTCTGTGGTTAGGCACGGCCGGGCTCTCGGCGTCTTGGACCTCGGCGCGCCTTTTCTCCGCTGGGTCTACACCTACGTGGGGCTGGCTGACTTCGGATGCTTTGGGAGGTGCGTCAGGACTGTGAGCCTCCTGGGGGGCGGGGTGGCTAGGGGGTTCACGGGGTGGGCCGTCTACCGCGTGTTTGGCAGGAGGAGGCTGGGGGACGTCTGGCGGGCTCTCCGGGTGGCTGAGGTTTTTAACGTGGGGACTGGCCGGGGGATGGGCCTGGGCGCGGTAAAGGTGGAGCCGAGGGACTGCGGCTAG
- a CDS encoding winged helix-turn-helix domain-containing protein, with protein MREVTESYHVHNLVVKLDVLNIVILKILKEKPRRYSEIIEVLHDVYGFKISHSLASRLKTLIGRDLVDQVNGVYKITARGEEVLRFVEEVI; from the coding sequence ATGAGAGAGGTCACTGAAAGTTATCACGTGCACAACCTCGTCGTGAAGCTTGACGTGTTGAATATAGTAATACTGAAGATATTGAAGGAGAAGCCGCGTAGGTATTCCGAAATTATCGAGGTACTTCACGACGTGTACGGTTTTAAGATTAGCCACAGCCTCGCGTCTAGGCTGAAGACTCTGATAGGCAGGGATCTTGTTGACCAGGTCAACGGCGTGTATAAGATAACTGCGCGGGGCGAGGAGGTGCTTCGATTCGTCGAGGAGGTTATATGA
- the cas4 gene encoding CRISPR-associated protein Cas4 encodes MAQLCINPALIRQYLYCPAAAYYIITGAAEPPTERMKRGKETQREAVEAVAKALGADRVEHSPRLEGAGICGVVDAVLWIGGRPAPLEVKLAKPPRTVPTPHKAQAAAYAIAAQAQYRRAATAAYIYYTETGHTATIPLTQDLIQLVNHVAAQIRRIYSGWTPQPRHHPNKCPNCWYRKYCGYTYTQIEKI; translated from the coding sequence GTGGCCCAGCTCTGCATTAACCCAGCCCTCATCAGGCAGTACCTCTACTGCCCAGCCGCCGCCTACTACATCATAACAGGCGCCGCCGAGCCCCCCACCGAGAGGATGAAGAGGGGAAAGGAAACCCAGCGCGAGGCCGTCGAGGCAGTCGCCAAGGCCCTCGGCGCCGACCGCGTCGAACACAGCCCACGCCTAGAAGGCGCCGGCATATGCGGCGTCGTCGACGCCGTGCTGTGGATAGGCGGCCGCCCAGCCCCCCTCGAAGTAAAGCTAGCCAAACCCCCACGCACAGTCCCAACCCCCCACAAAGCACAGGCCGCCGCCTACGCCATCGCCGCCCAGGCCCAGTACCGCAGAGCCGCCACCGCCGCCTACATCTACTACACAGAAACCGGCCACACAGCCACAATCCCACTCACCCAAGACCTCATACAGCTAGTAAACCACGTAGCCGCCCAGATACGCCGCATATACAGCGGCTGGACCCCCCAGCCAAGACACCACCCAAACAAATGCCCCAATTGCTGGTACAGAAAATACTGCGGATACACATACACACAGATAGAAAAAATCTAA